A stretch of the Acidobacteriota bacterium genome encodes the following:
- a CDS encoding glycosyltransferase family 9 protein: MKPILIDTPHCGLGDLIVNIWCLHSAKAAGIEAKLSPRNNLDLVRAFGVTPEDLSLDPGPRHYAKPRQRTGDWFQELRLTHGRTELSRFDAWCAFRGLGRLKPVRPPYCEHPSMGQWAQQAWEWADGGSDSRRRVILFPHSSSFDRDWPKAYWIDLAHALSKQGFHTLALAPGNASVRGFPSGINGQPVERVLALIARAHAVIANDSGGAHFAGTIGRPTLAICGAAKGSVVFAHMSDVAEWVAVARSRVPCVGCHFSPEHGWRAACFEGCQALLRLAPDEVEERFLDFWKRRGPQAGKEAQWASGNG, translated from the coding sequence ATGAAGCCAATTCTCATCGACACCCCCCACTGCGGCCTGGGCGACTTGATCGTCAACATCTGGTGCCTTCATTCCGCCAAGGCCGCGGGAATCGAGGCCAAGCTGAGTCCGCGCAACAACCTCGACCTGGTGCGCGCCTTCGGTGTTACGCCTGAGGACCTCTCGCTCGACCCCGGTCCGCGCCACTACGCCAAGCCCAGACAGAGGACGGGCGACTGGTTCCAGGAATTGCGCCTCACCCATGGAAGAACCGAACTGAGCCGGTTCGACGCCTGGTGCGCCTTTCGAGGATTGGGCAGGCTCAAGCCGGTCCGTCCGCCTTACTGCGAGCACCCCTCCATGGGCCAATGGGCCCAACAGGCCTGGGAGTGGGCCGACGGAGGATCGGATTCGAGACGACGCGTTATCCTCTTTCCACACTCTTCGTCCTTCGACCGGGACTGGCCCAAGGCTTATTGGATCGACCTGGCTCACGCCCTGTCCAAACAAGGCTTTCACACCCTGGCCCTGGCGCCGGGCAACGCTTCCGTCAGAGGCTTTCCCAGTGGCATCAACGGCCAGCCGGTGGAGCGCGTACTGGCCTTGATCGCCCGCGCCCATGCCGTCATCGCCAACGACTCGGGAGGAGCCCACTTTGCCGGCACCATCGGCCGTCCAACGCTGGCCATCTGCGGGGCCGCCAAGGGGAGCGTGGTCTTTGCCCACATGAGCGACGTGGCGGAGTGGGTGGCGGTGGCGCGCTCGCGCGTCCCCTGCGTGGGCTGCCACTTCAGTCCTGAGCACGGGTGGCGCGCCGCCTGTTTTGAAGGATGCCAAGCCCTGCTGCGGCTGGCGCCCGACGAGGTGGAGGAGCGTTTCCTCGACTTCTGGAAGCGGCGGGGCCCGCAGGCCGGCAAGGAAGCGCAGTGGGCGTCAGGAAACGGATAG